A genome region from Megalobrama amblycephala isolate DHTTF-2021 linkage group LG16, ASM1881202v1, whole genome shotgun sequence includes the following:
- the LOC125248621 gene encoding SPARC-related modular calcium-binding protein 1-like isoform X1: MLALTFTCRVLLIFLLSDSVNMTDENKLLVLDRQWPQTCVLDCARGRRQAVCGSNGRMYKSLCSFQRAQCINSQLRMDTMSTCTADALRSKCQLARSQALRASARSDSFAIFIPECKADGTYAEVQCHNQTGYCWCSSADGMPVSGSSVLHLRPNCTGQMSDIAHETDVELAKAERGVQWRSTPDPEQRSMLTAAGVTTPPFWVTILLNSDPNGNRPVRRPTDSLKNCEHERLSLLAEAGIQGSEERFIPECSADGRYKSVQCHSGTGYCWCVRVDSGLPIPGTSDRNQLPDCSSRETHMLIINNSYTETPLSGCSSVRKTDFLKNLIHAFQQEVESVAPSSPSRTPEARPHVPTSPPSVHTLRQYFMQLDADDNGILSEPEARPFRLLLRRTLRPRRCAKKFMQFCDRNADRRLSSQELTSCLGI; this comes from the exons ATGCTGGCGTTGACGTTCACCTGTCGCGTTCTACTCATCTTTCTGTTGTCAGATTCAGTAAATATGACGGACGAAAATAAG TTGCTGGTGTTGGACAGGCAGTGGCCTCAGACGTGTGTGCTGGACTGTGCTAGAGGGCGCCGTCAGGCAGTATGTGGCAGCAACGGCCGAATGTATAAATCTCTGTGTTCCTTTCAGCGTGCGCAGTGCATCAACAGCCAGCTGAGGATGGACACAATGTCAACATGCACAG caGATGCATTGAGGTCTAAATGTCAGCTGGCTCGCTCTCAAGCTCTGAGGGCCAGTGCTCGTTCAGATTCCTTCGCCATTTTTATCCCAGAATGCAAAGCCGACGGAACTTACGCCGAG GTGCAGTGTCACAATCAGACAGGTTACTGCTGGTGCTCCAGCGCTGATGGGATGCCTGTGAGCGGAAGCTCTGTCCTACACCTGCGGCCCAACTGCACTG GTCAGATGTCAGATATTGCTCACGAAACTGACGTGGAATTAGCTAAAGCGG AGCGAGGTGTTCAGTGGCGCTCCACTCCTGATCCTGAGCAGCGCTCTATGTTAACGGCTGCAG GAGTCACTACACCTCCATTTTGGGTGACAATCCTATTGAACTCTGACCCTAATGGAAACCGTCCCGTCAGACGACCCACAG ACTCTCTAAAGAACTGTGAACATGAGAGATTGTCTTTGCTCGCTGAAGCGGGCATTCAGGGGTCAGAAGAGCGTTTTATCCCAGAATGCAGTGCAGATGGGCGGTACAAATCCGTTCAGTGCCACAGCGGCACAGGATACTGCTGGTGCGTGAGAGTGGACTCGGGGCTGCCCATCCCGGGGACTTCTGACAG GAACCAACTGCCTGACTGCAGCTCTCGGGAAACACACATGCTCATCATCAACAACAGCTACACAGAAACACCTCTCTCAG GTTGTTCCAGTGTACGAAAGACagactttttgaagaatttaatACATGCATTTCAGCAGGAAGTTGAGAGTGTTGCTCCATCTTCTCCTTCCAG GACCCCCGAGGCCCGTCCTCACGTCCCCACCTCTCCGCCCTCTGTTCACACTCTCCGACAGTACTTTATGCAACTGGACGCAGATGATAATGGGATTCTCAGCGAGCCAGAAGCTCGTCCGTTCCGGCTCCTGCTCCGCAGAACTCTGCGTCCTCGCCGCTGTGCCAAGAAGTTCATGCAGTTCTGTGACCGTAACGCAGACCGACGCCTCAGCTCTCAAGAACTCACTTCCTGTCTTGGCATTTGA
- the LOC125248621 gene encoding SPARC-related modular calcium-binding protein 1-like isoform X2 — MLALTFTCRVLLIFLLSDSVNMTDENKLLVLDRQWPQTCVLDCARGRRQAVCGSNGRMYKSLCSFQRAQCINSQLRMDTMSTCTDALRSKCQLARSQALRASARSDSFAIFIPECKADGTYAEVQCHNQTGYCWCSSADGMPVSGSSVLHLRPNCTGQMSDIAHETDVELAKAERGVQWRSTPDPEQRSMLTAAGVTTPPFWVTILLNSDPNGNRPVRRPTDSLKNCEHERLSLLAEAGIQGSEERFIPECSADGRYKSVQCHSGTGYCWCVRVDSGLPIPGTSDRNQLPDCSSRETHMLIINNSYTETPLSGCSSVRKTDFLKNLIHAFQQEVESVAPSSPSRTPEARPHVPTSPPSVHTLRQYFMQLDADDNGILSEPEARPFRLLLRRTLRPRRCAKKFMQFCDRNADRRLSSQELTSCLGI, encoded by the exons ATGCTGGCGTTGACGTTCACCTGTCGCGTTCTACTCATCTTTCTGTTGTCAGATTCAGTAAATATGACGGACGAAAATAAG TTGCTGGTGTTGGACAGGCAGTGGCCTCAGACGTGTGTGCTGGACTGTGCTAGAGGGCGCCGTCAGGCAGTATGTGGCAGCAACGGCCGAATGTATAAATCTCTGTGTTCCTTTCAGCGTGCGCAGTGCATCAACAGCCAGCTGAGGATGGACACAATGTCAACATGCACAG ATGCATTGAGGTCTAAATGTCAGCTGGCTCGCTCTCAAGCTCTGAGGGCCAGTGCTCGTTCAGATTCCTTCGCCATTTTTATCCCAGAATGCAAAGCCGACGGAACTTACGCCGAG GTGCAGTGTCACAATCAGACAGGTTACTGCTGGTGCTCCAGCGCTGATGGGATGCCTGTGAGCGGAAGCTCTGTCCTACACCTGCGGCCCAACTGCACTG GTCAGATGTCAGATATTGCTCACGAAACTGACGTGGAATTAGCTAAAGCGG AGCGAGGTGTTCAGTGGCGCTCCACTCCTGATCCTGAGCAGCGCTCTATGTTAACGGCTGCAG GAGTCACTACACCTCCATTTTGGGTGACAATCCTATTGAACTCTGACCCTAATGGAAACCGTCCCGTCAGACGACCCACAG ACTCTCTAAAGAACTGTGAACATGAGAGATTGTCTTTGCTCGCTGAAGCGGGCATTCAGGGGTCAGAAGAGCGTTTTATCCCAGAATGCAGTGCAGATGGGCGGTACAAATCCGTTCAGTGCCACAGCGGCACAGGATACTGCTGGTGCGTGAGAGTGGACTCGGGGCTGCCCATCCCGGGGACTTCTGACAG GAACCAACTGCCTGACTGCAGCTCTCGGGAAACACACATGCTCATCATCAACAACAGCTACACAGAAACACCTCTCTCAG GTTGTTCCAGTGTACGAAAGACagactttttgaagaatttaatACATGCATTTCAGCAGGAAGTTGAGAGTGTTGCTCCATCTTCTCCTTCCAG GACCCCCGAGGCCCGTCCTCACGTCCCCACCTCTCCGCCCTCTGTTCACACTCTCCGACAGTACTTTATGCAACTGGACGCAGATGATAATGGGATTCTCAGCGAGCCAGAAGCTCGTCCGTTCCGGCTCCTGCTCCGCAGAACTCTGCGTCCTCGCCGCTGTGCCAAGAAGTTCATGCAGTTCTGTGACCGTAACGCAGACCGACGCCTCAGCTCTCAAGAACTCACTTCCTGTCTTGGCATTTGA
- the LOC125248591 gene encoding flocculation protein FLO11-like, producing the protein MASNYREVCMEIYFNGEFYCGDSCWVPDGEEVELEFQLTDAIYDLIGTDPSAQIHLELQAETDDDDISVSYCALEGNVVKLVADKIKTTSVCECGAKEKLCEGPTDPEGPSAEVAESSSGVDASLEAPQIRPTESTNGWINTIGTFFKRLFWRDPAVPESVCVTDASTPEPTSELDLVDTEQSSVPFPSIPEPEPEPEESTVPGPSSSEPEPELDLVDPESGVPGPSSSETLCQEVDIDDAISDLKSPTLVSEDLKMDASPETPEENSPKKRTKVKKKMHKICAFFKRLFGKDRTVPEPLCVPDASTPVPEPELDLDAIEPSSVPVPSVPELEPDLDLFDSDESSCDLVPTILELEADLDRFDSDESCVPGPSSAVPRPKASTSKQHPCFQLEERVKACRMHYKPVTQVWNNIFIGNEETAKDRMRMKELGITHILNAAAMKKNLRILLGMPWEQDVKDTVDTGARYYRGMKIRYCGLPTTKTSNISKYFLPAAKFIHKAKENSENKVFIHCTDGVSYAPTLFLAYLIIHQNMTVEDAIDYLVKVKYIKPDIDFLRQLAILQCGTCAQAQM; encoded by the exons ATGGCTTCTAACTACAGAGAGGTGTGTATGGAGATATACTTCAACGGTGAATTCTACTGCGGTGATAGTTGCTGGGTACCAGATGGGGAAGAGGTGGAGTTGGAGTTTCAGCTCACCGATGCCATCTACGACCTTATCGGTACCGATCCATCGGCACAGATCCATCTGGAGCTGCAGGCTGAGACTGATGATGATGACATCTCAGTCAGTTACTGCGCTCTAGAGGGGAATGTTGTGAAGCTTGTTGCTGATAAGATCAAGACAACATCAGTCTGTGAATGTGGAGCGAAAGAGAAGTTGTGTGAAGGTCCGACTGACCCAGAAGGGCCTTCAGCCGAAGTGGCAGAGAGCAGCAGTGGCGTGGATGCTTCTCTTGAAGCCCCTCAGATCCGCCCAACAG aaagtaCCAATGGGTGGATAAACACAATTGGCACattctttaaaaggcttttCTGGAGGGATCCGGCTGTTCCAGAGTCAGTGTGTGTCACAGATGCAAGCACTCCTGAGCCAACATCTGAATTGGATCTGGTCGATACCGAGCAATCAAGTGTCCCATTTCCAAGTATTCCTGAGCCGGAACCTGAACCAGAGGAGTCAACTGTCCCAGGTCCAAGCAGTTCTGAGCCAGAACCTGAATTGGACCTGGTTGATCCAGAGTCAGGTGTCCCAGGTCCTAGCAGTTCGGAGACATTGTGTCAGGAGGTTGACATTGATGATGCCATCTCAGATTTGAAGAGCCCTACACTGGTTTCTGAAGATCTGAAGATGGACGCTTCTCCTGAAACCCCTGAGGAGAACAGCCCAAAAA AAAGAACTAAAGTGAAGAAGAAGATGCACAAAATTTGTGCATTCTTCAAAAGGCTTTTTGGAAAAGATCGGACTGTTCCAGAGCCGTTGTGCGTTCCAGATGCGAGCACTCCTGTGCCGGAACCTGAACTGGATTTGGATGCTATCGAGCCATCAAGTGTTCCAGTTCCAAGCGTTCCTGAACTGGAACCTGATCTGGATCTGTTTGATTCAGATGAGTCATCATGTGACCTGGTTCCAACCATTCTTGAGCTGGAAGCTGATCTGGATCGGTTTGATTCAGATGAATCGTGTGTCCCAGGTCCAAGCAGTGCTGTGCCAAGACCTAAAGCAAGCACTTCCAAGCAGCATCCATGTTTCCAATTGGAAGAGCGTGTGAAGGCCTGTAGAATGCATTACAAACCTGTCACTCAGGTCTGgaacaacatcttcattggaaATGA AGAGACAGCGAAGGACCGAATGAGAATGAAAGAGCTGGGCATTACTCACATCCTGAATGCTGCGGCTATGAAAAAGAACCTGAGGATCTTGTTGGGAATGCCATGGGAGCAAGACGTGAAAGACACAGTTGACACCGGGGCCCGTTATTACAGAGGAATGAAGATCCGTTATTGTGGCTTGCCTACAACAAAGACTTCCAACATCAGCAAATACTTCTTGCCAGCTGCCAAATTTATCCACAAGGCCAAGGAAAACTCAGAAA ATAAGGTGTTCATTCACTGCACAGATGGTGTCAGCTACGCTCCTACACTTTTTTTGGCATACCTCATTATCCACCAAAACATGACTGTGGAGGATGCCATTGATTATCTGGTAAAGGTGAAATACATCAAGCCCGACATTGACTTCCTGAGGCAGCTGGCAATCCTGCAATGTGGAACTTGTGCACAAGCACAGATGTAA